The Herbiconiux sp. A18JL235 region CGTAGGGCGCGCGCGCTCGCTTCCCCGTCCTCGGGCCGTCCGCCTCCTTCCTCAGGTGGAGGCGGATCGCCCGATCGGTGGAGGCGGCGGCCCGTCGGGTCTGCGTAGCGTGGTGGTGACGAAAGGGGACCGTCCATGACCGCATCACGCAGCACCACCTTCTTCTGGGTGGCGGGAATCCTCGCCATGGGCGTCTGCCTCGGCTTCGGCGTGTTCGCCCTGGCCGTCGGCCACCCCGAGATCGCGGCGGTGTTCGCGGTGATCGGCGTCGCCTCCGTCGCCACCCTCCCGGGTGTGCGGCGGCCGCGCTCACGGAGGCCGTAGGGCCTCCCGCCTCGGCCACCCCTCCGTTCCTTGCGGACAAAGTCCATGAAGAACTCCGTTATCACGGACTTTGTCCGCAAGAACGTCGTGGGCGGGTCGTGGGCGGGTCGCCCGCTAGCCTGAAGGAACCCCGCCGCCGACGCCGAAGGACGAGCCGTGACCGCACCACTCCGAGTCGGGGTCATGCTGCCCCGCGACCTCGACCCCGCCCGCGTGCTGGAGTTCGCTCGGCGCGCCGAGGAGCTCGGCTTCGACGAGCTGTGGGTGGTCGAAGACATGGGGTTCCGGGGAGGTATCGCGCAGGCGGCGGCGGTGCTGGCGGTGACGACGCGCATCCGGGTGGGCATCGGCATCCTGCCCGCGGCGGCCCGCAACGTGGCCTTCGAGGCGATGGAGGTCGCGACCCTCGCCCAGCTCTTCCCCGGCCGCCTCGATGTGGGCATCGGTCACGGCATGCCCGACTGGATGCGCTCGGTCGGCGCCTGGCCCGACCGCCCCCTCCGCTACCTCGGCGAGCACACCACCGCCCTCCGCTCCCTCCTCCGCGGCGAGCGCGTCGGCACCGCACCCACCCCCACCGGCCCGGATGCGCAGCCCGCCGGCGCGGACGCGCAGCCCGCCGGCGCAGGCGCGCAGCCCGCCGGAGCGGACGCGCAGCTCCACCCGATGACGCAACCGCCCCACCGGGGCGGAGACACCCTCGGCACCATCCCTACGTCCCCTGGCGCGGACGCCCAAGTCGTCGGCGCGGAAAGGGTTGGCACCGTTAGCGGCAGCCATGTCGGCACCACGCCCGACGCCTCGCGAGCGAATGCGCGGGCCGACGCCGCGGAGCGACCGGGAGGGCTGCGGGGCGTGGCGCTCGAGCCGGGTTCGGTGCCCGAGGTGGTTCCGGGCGTGCTGCTCGGGGTGAGGGGGCCGAAGTCCCTCGCGCTGTCGGGGCGGGTCGCCGACGGCACCGTGCTGGCGGAGCCGACCACGCCCGAGTACGCGCGGGCGGCGCTCGAGGCGATCGCCGCATCCGGTCCTCACGCGCTCGTGGCCTACAACGTCGCGGCCGTCGCCGCCGACACCGCGACGGCGCTCGAGCTCGCCCGCCCGGGGCTCGAGTACGTGGGCGACTCGGGTTGGGCCCCGCACATCGCGCCGCTCGACTTCGCCGAGGACTTCGCCGCGCTGCGCGCCCGCTTCTCCGACGACGACCGCGCCGGCTTCGCCGCCGCCCTCCCCGACGAGTGGGTGGCCCGCCTCGCGCTCGCCGGCACCGCCGGCGAGGTGCGTGCCCGCCACGAGTCGCTGGCGCGCGCCGGCGTGACGAGCTCGGTGCTCATCCCCGCGGGCCCCGACCCCTTCGCCGCCCTCGACTCCCTGGCCACCGCCCTCCCGTGACTATGCCCACGGTCCCGACCGGGCGCAAAGCGCCGCGTCCCTGGCGCCGACCAGGCACTTCGCGCCCACTCGCATCCCACCCGGCGGATCCGCCACTCCGCGACAGGGCGCAAAACGCCGCCTCCCCGGTACGGAGAGGGCACTTCGCGCCCACTCGCATCCCACCCGGCGGATCCGCCACTCCGCGACAGGGCGCAAAACGCCGCCTCCCCGGTGCGGAGAGGGCACTTCGCGCCCACTCGCATCCCAGGCGGGGGCCACCACCCGACCGGGCCGACGGCGCCCCGTCCAGGGCACCGAGCGCACGCTCCCCCAGGCGCTCGACCCCCGAGGCGGCGGCGCCAACCCTCGACTGGGCGCAAAGTGCCGCCTCCCCGGCGCCGAGCCGGCACTTCGCGCCCACTCGCTGCCAGTGCGGGCGCCGCAAGGGGCGCGCCCCGCGCCCGCGCGCGCCCCGCGACCGCGCGCGCTACGCGCCTACGCGCTCCGCGGCGGCGACCGCCGCGGGGGTGACCGCGCGCGGCACGAGGCGCTCGAGCTGCGTGACGTGCGA contains the following coding sequences:
- a CDS encoding LLM class flavin-dependent oxidoreductase, coding for MTAPLRVGVMLPRDLDPARVLEFARRAEELGFDELWVVEDMGFRGGIAQAAAVLAVTTRIRVGIGILPAAARNVAFEAMEVATLAQLFPGRLDVGIGHGMPDWMRSVGAWPDRPLRYLGEHTTALRSLLRGERVGTAPTPTGPDAQPAGADAQPAGAGAQPAGADAQLHPMTQPPHRGGDTLGTIPTSPGADAQVVGAERVGTVSGSHVGTTPDASRANARADAAERPGGLRGVALEPGSVPEVVPGVLLGVRGPKSLALSGRVADGTVLAEPTTPEYARAALEAIAASGPHALVAYNVAAVAADTATALELARPGLEYVGDSGWAPHIAPLDFAEDFAALRARFSDDDRAGFAAALPDEWVARLALAGTAGEVRARHESLARAGVTSSVLIPAGPDPFAALDSLATALP